The Streptomyces lienomycini sequence GGCCCCGGAAGGAGAGGATCACGATCAGGATGCCGCCGCAGACGATCGCCGAGTCGGCGAGGTTGAAGACGGCGAAGTGCTTGGGCGCGATGAAGTCCACGACCGCGCCCTCGAAGACGCCGGGCGCGCGGAAGATCCGGTCGGTGAGGTTGCCGAGGGCGCCGCCGAGCAGCAGGCCGAGCGCGATCGCCCACGGCAGGCTGCGGAGCTTGCGCGCGAGGCGGGCGATCACGACGATCACGGACGCCGCGATCACCGTGAAGATGATCGTGAACGCCTCGCCGAAGCCGAAGGCCGCGCCCGCGTTGCGGATCGCCACGAACCTCAGCCAGTCGCCGATGATCTCGATCGGTTCGTGGTGCTCCAGTTTGGCGACCACCAGCATCTTGCTGCCCAGGTCGAGCAGGTATGCGAACACGGCGACCGCGAACAGCACGGCGACCCGCCGCTTGCCCCGGGGGCGCTCCGAAGCCTGCTCCCGCTCCTGCTCGGCGTCGGGCCGCTCCTGCCCGTCCCCCGCCGTGTCCGGGGTGTCCGGAGTACCGATGATGCGCTCCGCCTCTGCCACGTGAGTCCCTCAGCCTAGGTCCTTGACTGAGGACGAGGGTACGGCACGCCTCCCGTCCCGGCTGCTGCTCCGTACCGGCTCAGTACCGCCGTTCCTGCTTCTGCTTGCACTCGACGCACAGGGTGGCCCGGGGGAAGGCCTGCATGCGGGCCTTGCCGATGGGGTTGCCGCAGTTCTCGCACAGACCGTAGGTGCCCGTGTCCAGGCGTTCCAGGGCGCGCTCGGTCTGGGTGAGCACCTCGCGCGCGGTGGCCGCGAGTGCCAGTTCGTGCTCGCGCGTGATGTTCTTGCTGCCGGTGTCGGCCTCGTCGTCGCCCGCGCCGTCGCCGGAGTCCCGCATCATGCCCTGCAGGGACCGCTCGGAGGTGTCGATCTCGGTGCGCAGCCGGTCGGCCTCGGACTGCAGCTCCCCGCGCGCCTCCTCGACCTCCTGCGGGGTCCAGGGCTCCTCGCCGGGGCGTACCGCGAGGTCGCCGGGGTCCACGGCGGCGCCGCGTGCCTTGGGAACGGCGGTCTTGGCCGCCGTGGCCGTGCCAGGAGTCTTCTTCGCAACCACCGTCGTGGCTCCCGTCTGCTCCGCGGCCTCGGCCGCGCCCGCCTTCTTGGCCGTGCTCTTCTTCGCCGTGCTCTTCTTCGCCGCGGTCGTCCCGGCCGCGTTCTTCTTCGCCGCGGTCTTCCTCGCCGGGCTCTTCCGTGCCGTCGCCGCCTTCGCGGGGTCCTGCTCCGCGGTGCTCTCCTGCGCGGCGCCCTCCTCCGCGGCGCTCCGTTTCGCGGCCGTCGTCTTCTTCTTCGCCACCATGGCCGCGGCCCCTTCACATATTGTGATCTTGCGCGCGAATCGTGCTGGGACGATAAATCGACTCCGGTCCCGCGGCAACGGGGCACGCCGCCCGGTTCGCCCGCCCGCCGCGCACCTCGCGTCGAGCATGCATGCGTTGTGCCCAGCTCCCCGCCCGGTAATCCGCCGCAGCGGCTCCCGACCGGGCCGCCCGCGCGCCGCACCCCGGACGGCGGCATTCGGGTCAGGCCGGGCCGTACGGAGGCCGTGGCACGCCCGCTCCCCTCCCGGCGCGAAAACCGGTCGGCCGCCGTCCGCGCGGCGCCGTACACTGGGCGCAGCGAAAGGCGTGGATGGGGACGAGTAGCGGCGTCAGCAGCCCAGAGCGACCCGGGGACGGTGTGAGCCCGGGGGCGAGCGCGACGTGAAGATCACCCCGGAGCCGCCGGAAGAAAGCCGTGGCAGGACAGCCGCGGCGAGTAGAGCCGGCTCGCGACCCCAATGAGGGGGCTCGCCGGAGCACACGACGCACCGGCCGGGCCAAGGAGGGTGGTACCGCGGGAGCACGGCTCTCGTCCCTCCGACGGAAGGCAGCACGTCCGCCGGAGGAAGCTCGCTGATGACAACGCCTCAGTACCGCCAGGTACCCGCCCAGGTCGACCTGCCCGCGCTCGAACACGCGGTGCTCGACTTCTGGCGCGAGCAGAAGATCTTCGCCAAGAGCCTGGAGCAGTCCGAGGGCCGCCCGGAGTGGGTGTTCTACGAGGGCCCGCCCACCGCCAACGGCATGCCCGGCGCGCACCACATCGAGGCGCGCGTCTTCAAGGACGTCTTCCCCCGCTTCCGCACGATGCGCGGCTACCACGTGGGCCGCAAGGCCGGCTGGGACTGCCACGGGCTCCCGGTGGAGCTGGCGGTGGAGAAGGAGCTGGGCTTCTCCGGCAAGCAGGACATCGAGGCGTACGGCATCGCGGAGTTCAACGCCAAGTGCCGCGAGTCGGTGACCCGCCACACCGACGCCTTCGAAGAGCTCACGACCCGGATGGGCTACTGGGCCGACCTCCAGGACCCGTACCGCACGATGGACCCCGAGTACATCGAGTCCGTGTGGTGGTCGCTGAAGGAGATCTTCGGCAAGGGCCTGCTGGTCCAGGACCACCGCGTCGCCCCCTGGTGCCCCCGCTGCGGCACCGGCCTGTCCGACCACGAGCTGGCCCAGGGCTACGAGACGGTCGTCGACCCGTCCGTCTACGTCCGCTTCCCGCTGACCTCCGGCCCGCTGGCCGGCGAGGCCGCGCTGGTGGTCTGGACGACGACCCCGTGGACCCTGGTCTCCAACACCGCGGTCGCCGCGCACCCCGACGTCACCTACGTCGTCGTCACGAACGGCGAGGAGAGGCTGGTCGTCGCCGAGCCCCTGGTCGCCAAGGCCCTCGGCGAGGGCTGGGAGACCACCGGGCAGTCCTTCACCGGCGCCGAGATGGAGCGCTGGACGTACCAGCGCCCCTTCGAGCTGGTCGAGTTCCCCGAGCCCGCGCACTACGTGGTGAACGCGGACTACGTCACCACCGAGGACGGCACCGGCCTCGTCCACCAGTCCCCCGCCTTCGGCGAGGACGACCTCAAGGTCTGCCGGGCCTACGGCCTGCCCGTGGTCAACCCGGTCCGCCCCGACGGCACCTTCGAGGAGGACGTCCCGCTGGTCGGCGGCGTCTTCTTCAAGAAGGCCGACGAGAAGCTGACCGAGGACCTGGACGCCCGGGGCCTGCTGTTCAAGCACATCCCGTACGAGCACAGCTACCCGCACTGCTGGCGCTGCCACACCGCGCTGCTCTACTACGCGCAGCCGTCCTGGTACATCCGCACCACCGCGATCAAGGACCGTCTCCTCCAGGAGAACGAGAAGACCAACTGGTACCCGGACGCGGTCAAGCACGGCCGGTACGGCGACTGGCTGAACAACAACATCGACTGGGCGCTCTCCCGCAACCGCTACTGGGGCACCCCGCTGCCGATCTGGCGCTGCGAGGAGGACCACCTCACGGTCGTCGGCTCCCGCGCGGAGCTGACCGAGCTGACCGGCACCGACCAGTCGGCCCTGGACCCGCACCGCCCGTTCATCGACGACGTCACCTTCACCTGCACCCACGAGGGCTGCTCCCTCGAAGCGGTGCGCGTGCCGGAGGTCATCGACGCCTGGTACGACTCGGGTTCGATGCCGTTCGCGCAGTGGGGCTACCCGTACAAGAACAAGGAGCTGTTCGAGAGCCGTTACCCGGCGCAGTTCATCTCCGAGGCCATCGACCAGACCCGCGGCTGGTTCTACACGCTGATGGCGATCGGCACCCTGGTCTTCGACAAGTCGTCCTACGAGAACGTGGTCTGCCTCGGCCACATCCTCGCCGAGGACGGCCGCAAGATGTCCAAGCACCTGGGCAACATCCTCCAGCCGATCCCGCTGATGGACCAGCACGGCGCCGACGCGGTCCGCTGGTTCATGGCGGCCGGCGGCTCCCCCTGGGCGGCCCGCCGGGTGGGCCACGGCACCATCCAGGAGGTCGTCCGCAAGACGCTCCTCACATACTGGAACACGGTCGCCTTCCAGGCCCTGTACGCCCGCACCACGGGCTGGGCCCCCAGCGAGGCCGACCCGGCCCCGGCCGACCGCCCGGTCCTGGACCGCTGGCTGCTCTCCGAGCTGCACGCGCTGACCGACCAGGTCACCCAGGCGTTGGACGCGTACGACACCCAGCGCGCCGGCAAGCTGCTGTCCGCGTTCGTCGACGACCTGTCCAACTGGTACGTACGCCGTTCCCGCCGCCGCTTCTGGCAGGGCGACAAGGCCGCGCTGCGCACCCTGCACGAGGTCGTCGAGACGGTCACCAAACTGATGGCGCCGCTGACCCCGTTCATCACCGAGCGGGTCTGGCAGGACCTGGTCGCTCCGGTCACCCCGGGTGCCCCGGAGTCGGTCCACCTGTCGTCGTGGCCCGAGGCCGACCTCACGGCGATCGACCCGGAGCTGTCGAAGCAGATGGTCCTGGTCCGCCGCCTGGTCGAGCTGGGCCGGGCCACGCGCGCGGAGTCGGGTGTCAAGACCCGCCAGCCGCTCAGCCGCGCCCTGATCGCGGTGGCGGGCTTCGGGACGCTCAGCCCCGAGCTGCACGCGCAGATCACGGAGGAGCTGAACGTCGAGTCCCTCGCGTCGCTGAGCGAGGTCGGCGGCTCCCTGGTCGACACGACCGCGAAGGCCAACTTCCGGGCGCTGGGCAAGCGGTTCGGCAAGCGCGTCCAGGACGTGGCCAGGGCGGTCTCGGGCGCGGACGCCGCCGCGCTGTCCCTCGCGCTGCGCGAGGGCACGGCGTCGGTGGAGGTCGACGGCGAGACCATCACCCTCGCCCCGGACGAGGTGATCATCACGGAGACGCCGCGCGAGGGCTGGTCGGTCGCCTCCGACTCGGGCGCGACGGTGGCGCTCGACCTGGAGCTCACGGAGGAGCTGCGCCGTGCGGGCCTCGCCCGGGACGCGATCCGGCTGATCCAGGAGGCCCGCAAGAACAGCGGCCTCGACGTCGCCGACCGCATCGCCCTGCGCTGGACGGCCACGGACCCGGCGACGATCGCCGCCCTGACCGACCACCGCGGCCTGATCGCCGACGAGGTCCTGGCGACGGACTTCGCCCAGGGCGAGGCGGACGACACGTACGGGGCGCCGTTCACGGACGAGGGCCTGTCCCTGGTGTTCCGCCTGCGCAAGCAGTAACCGAAGGAGAGCGACGAGGGCCCGCATCCAGGAGATGCGGGCCCTCTGCCGCAGCCGCCGCGGACAGCGAGACCCCGCCCAGCACCAGCACCAGCACCAGCACCCCGCACGACACAAGGGCGGGCCCCGGGTTCAGAAACCCGGGGCCCGCCCTGAACGCTGCCGAAGGCTACGCCGTACTACAGATCAGTTGTCGTCCTCGTCGATCAGGAACCCACGCATCGGCGAAGGCGCCTGCCCCATCGGCGACGGCCCCTGCGGCCGCACCGGTGCCATCGGCTGGGTCATCGCGGGCGACATCTGCTGCTGCCCGCCGTAGGACGGACCGGACTGGCCCGGACCGCTGCCCATCGACTGGTTGCCGCCGTAGGACGGGGCACTCGCGCCGGCCGGTGCCATCGAGGGCGCCGGGGACGGCGGCAGAGAGGCCGTCGCGGGGGTACGCGGCGGGGCGAGCGAGTCGTCGGCCTGGGTCTCCAACTGGCGCAGCTGCGACTCCAGGTAGGACTTCAGCCGCGTGCGGTACTCGCGCTCGAAGCCGCGCAGGTCCTCGACCTTGCGCTCCAGCGTGGCGCGGGCGGACTCCAGGGAGCCCATCGCGACGCGGTGCTTCTCCTGCGCGTCCCGCTCCAGGGCGTCCGCCTTGGCACGGGCGTCCCGCTCCAGACCCTCGGCACGCGAACGCGCCTCGCCGACGATCTTGTTGGCCTCGGAACGCGCCTCGGCGATCGCCTGGTCCGCGGTCTGCTGGGCCAGCGAGAGCACGCGGGCGGCGCTGTCGCCACCGGGGCCTCCCTGACCGGGCATGCCGGGACCACCGGGGCCGCCGGGACCCTGCGGGCCGCCCATGGGGCCGCCCATCGGACCGG is a genomic window containing:
- a CDS encoding TraR/DksA family transcriptional regulator, which produces MVAKKKTTAAKRSAAEEGAAQESTAEQDPAKAATARKSPARKTAAKKNAAGTTAAKKSTAKKSTAKKAGAAEAAEQTGATTVVAKKTPGTATAAKTAVPKARGAAVDPGDLAVRPGEEPWTPQEVEEARGELQSEADRLRTEIDTSERSLQGMMRDSGDGAGDDEADTGSKNITREHELALAATAREVLTQTERALERLDTGTYGLCENCGNPIGKARMQAFPRATLCVECKQKQERRY
- the divIVA gene encoding apical growth/hyphal branching protein DivIVA; the encoded protein is MPLTPEDVRNKQFTTVRLREGYDEDEVDAFLDEVEAELTRLLRENEDLRAKLAAATRAAAQNQQNMRKPPEPPQDQQPPHQQGQPPHQQGHPQQGGMPQQGGMPQQGMRGPGAPVPAGISGPPQQQMGGPMGGPPQLPSGAPQLPAGPGGQGGPQGPGPMGQGPGPMGQGPGPMQGQMGPGPMGGPMGGPQGPGGPGGPGMPGQGGPGGDSAARVLSLAQQTADQAIAEARSEANKIVGEARSRAEGLERDARAKADALERDAQEKHRVAMGSLESARATLERKVEDLRGFEREYRTRLKSYLESQLRQLETQADDSLAPPRTPATASLPPSPAPSMAPAGASAPSYGGNQSMGSGPGQSGPSYGGQQQMSPAMTQPMAPVRPQGPSPMGQAPSPMRGFLIDEDDN
- the ileS gene encoding isoleucine--tRNA ligase, which translates into the protein MTTPQYRQVPAQVDLPALEHAVLDFWREQKIFAKSLEQSEGRPEWVFYEGPPTANGMPGAHHIEARVFKDVFPRFRTMRGYHVGRKAGWDCHGLPVELAVEKELGFSGKQDIEAYGIAEFNAKCRESVTRHTDAFEELTTRMGYWADLQDPYRTMDPEYIESVWWSLKEIFGKGLLVQDHRVAPWCPRCGTGLSDHELAQGYETVVDPSVYVRFPLTSGPLAGEAALVVWTTTPWTLVSNTAVAAHPDVTYVVVTNGEERLVVAEPLVAKALGEGWETTGQSFTGAEMERWTYQRPFELVEFPEPAHYVVNADYVTTEDGTGLVHQSPAFGEDDLKVCRAYGLPVVNPVRPDGTFEEDVPLVGGVFFKKADEKLTEDLDARGLLFKHIPYEHSYPHCWRCHTALLYYAQPSWYIRTTAIKDRLLQENEKTNWYPDAVKHGRYGDWLNNNIDWALSRNRYWGTPLPIWRCEEDHLTVVGSRAELTELTGTDQSALDPHRPFIDDVTFTCTHEGCSLEAVRVPEVIDAWYDSGSMPFAQWGYPYKNKELFESRYPAQFISEAIDQTRGWFYTLMAIGTLVFDKSSYENVVCLGHILAEDGRKMSKHLGNILQPIPLMDQHGADAVRWFMAAGGSPWAARRVGHGTIQEVVRKTLLTYWNTVAFQALYARTTGWAPSEADPAPADRPVLDRWLLSELHALTDQVTQALDAYDTQRAGKLLSAFVDDLSNWYVRRSRRRFWQGDKAALRTLHEVVETVTKLMAPLTPFITERVWQDLVAPVTPGAPESVHLSSWPEADLTAIDPELSKQMVLVRRLVELGRATRAESGVKTRQPLSRALIAVAGFGTLSPELHAQITEELNVESLASLSEVGGSLVDTTAKANFRALGKRFGKRVQDVARAVSGADAAALSLALREGTASVEVDGETITLAPDEVIITETPREGWSVASDSGATVALDLELTEELRRAGLARDAIRLIQEARKNSGLDVADRIALRWTATDPATIAALTDHRGLIADEVLATDFAQGEADDTYGAPFTDEGLSLVFRLRKQ
- the lspA gene encoding signal peptidase II; the encoded protein is MAEAERIIGTPDTPDTAGDGQERPDAEQEREQASERPRGKRRVAVLFAVAVFAYLLDLGSKMLVVAKLEHHEPIEIIGDWLRFVAIRNAGAAFGFGEAFTIIFTVIAASVIVVIARLARKLRSLPWAIALGLLLGGALGNLTDRIFRAPGVFEGAVVDFIAPKHFAVFNLADSAIVCGGILIVILSFRGLDPDGTVHKD